A single region of the Montipora capricornis isolate CH-2021 chromosome 13, ASM3666992v2, whole genome shotgun sequence genome encodes:
- the LOC138029089 gene encoding serine/threonine-protein phosphatase 2A regulatory subunit B'' subunit beta-like: protein MAHLSPILKVKVDELFLRWLSMPETQRTLRNDLNKLIQGRPLSPRQLSPVQNTIGGARPISPPAPPTSSPTQLLRSPRSPRDRTSRRTSSKSPPRSPRLENHEGTKVLMKDKTLVLNNVRIVPGCAARLPQFYFPLGKPDDSKSTICDEALTQVTTVFKRFERGVPKEEFGAVAKACGLPFYWREPLFSTAGGHKHGFVTLSMFTVMWKSLLSQYHDNASKFVRLLSNKPSSEYLESDDFIPLLQDIVETHPGLEFLREASDFHSRYIHTVIARIFYCVNSSWTGRITIPELRNSNFLEVLACLEDEEDINEIVDYFSYEHFYVIYCKFWELDTDHDLLIDEKDLMRHNNHALSSRIVKQLFSGCVTRGPTYIEGKMTYPEFVWFLLSEEDKKHPRSIEYWFRCMDLDGDGVVSMYELEYFYTEQVSKMEALGIETMVFEDCLCQVLDMVKPKVEGCIQLSDLKNCKLAYIFFNTFFNLDKYLEHEQRDPFAAARDFQDTDGLQPTDWERYAQEEYDLLVAEEGANEQAEGLYEDGFDEDEDLPETDILALKGLANDEGGKESKPWTMVTGIDDDIEDDDDDLDDDEDDDVYY from the exons ATGGCACATTTGTCTCCCATTCTGAAAGTCAAAGTGGATGAGTTGTTTCTCCGCTGGCTGTCAATGCCCGAAACTCAAAGGACCCTTAGAAATGATTTGAACAAGTTAATCCAGGGCCGCCCTTTGTCGCCAAGGCAATTGTCGCCTGTCCAAAATACAATAGGCGGTGCTAGACCAATTTCCCCTCCCGCTCCACCGACCAGTTCACCGACGCAATTATTGCGGTCACCACGAAGTCCTCGTGACAGAACTTCGCGAAGAACAAGCTCTAAATCGCCACCGCGTTCTCCTCGGTTAGAGAACCATGAAGGAACGAAGGTTCTCATGAAGGATAAAACTTTGGTGTTGAATAATGTTAGAATCGTTCCTGGTTGTGCTGCGAGATTGCCACAGTTCTACTTTCCACTTGGAAAACCAGACGATTCGAAATCTACGATTTGCGACGAAGCTCTAACGCAAGTCACGACAGTTTTCAAACGTTTTGAAAGAGGAGTACCGAAAGAAGAGTTTGGAGCGGTGGCAAAG GCGTGTGGTCTTCCTTTCTATTGGAGAGAGCCATTGTTTTCTACAGCAGGTGGACATAAGCATGGTTTTGTCACGTTGTCAATGTTTACTGTGATGTGGAAAAG tttgttgTCACAGTACCATGACAATGCCTCAAAATTTGTTCGACTGTTGAGTAACAAACCTTCCTCTGAATATCTTGAATCAGACGACTTTATTCCTCTGTTacag GATATTGTAGAAACACATCCTGGATTGGAATTTCTTCGGGAGGCCTCAGATTTTCACTCTAGGTACATTCATACG GTCATAGCAAGAATATtttattgtgtaaatagttcatgGACTGGAAGAATTACCATCCCAGAACTGAGAAATAGTAATTTTTTAGAA GTTTTAGCTTGCCTTGAAGATGAGGAAGATATAAATGAG atTGTGGACTATTTTTCTTACGAGCATTTTTATGTAATATATTGTAAATTCTGGGAGCTTGACACAGACCATGACTTGTTGATTGACGAGAAGGATTTAATGAGACACAACAACCAtg CTTTGTCATCAAGGATTGTGAAGCAGCTGTTTTCTGGATGTGTGACTCG AGGTCCAACTTACATTGAAGGAAAGATGACGTATCCTGAGTTTGTTTGGTTTCTTCTCTCTGAAGAAGACAAGAAACATCCTAGAAG TATTGAATACTGGTTCCGCTGTATGGATCTTGATGGTGATGGCGTCGTGTCCATGTACGAATTAGAGTATTTTTACACCGAGCAGGTCTCCAAAATGGAAGCTCTTGGTATTGAGACCATGGTATTTGAAGACTGCCTTTGTCAG GTTTTGGACATGGTGAAACCAAAAGTTGAAG GTTGTATACAATTAAGCGACCTCAAGAACTGCAAACTGGCTTATATCTTCTTCAACACGTTCTTTAACCTTGATAAATACCTGGAACATGAACAGAGGGATCCATTTGCTGCAGCAAGG GATTTTCAAGACACGGATGGCCTTCAGCCGACAGATTGGGAAAGATACGCACAAGAAGAATATGACCTACTAGTGGCTGAAGAAGGAGCCAATGAGCAAGCAGAAGG GCTGTACGAAGACGGTTTTGATGAAGACGAAGACCTTCCTGAAACAGACATTTTAGCTTTGAAAGGTCTTGCGAACGACGAAGGCGGCAAAGAAAGCAAGCCTTGGACAATGGTAACAGGAATAGATGATGACATcgaagatgacgatgatgatcttgatgatgatgaagatgatgatgtgTATTACTAA
- the LOC138029334 gene encoding neuropeptide FF receptor 2-like: MPNGTETPDPSTRLNTRWLAVYIPEFVIIFLINGITLITFARNHHLRKCTTYLIINLAVADLLVGAVSGPMHIYRKLTFETGSVFSWKKLTVNYFESLFTSCSLLNLALLSLERLHATLFPFRHSRMMKWVYLKTVVCIWLLALFLASAQTALVLTDSKAAIIFWASLIIIALSTVIVSYTIIIFNVKRNAPPQLSGAGASDRKLTATLFVVTALSTLFILPILPAVLGVQRESFNILESVSSVLFYANSFVNPIVYTLRMQEFRNAALIRCHKITEPQRQSLQMNCVKRTTASLDPQALGNSSTSDHFGNSKK, translated from the coding sequence ATGCCGAATGGAACAGAAACACCTGATCCTTCGACAAGGTTGAATACCAGGTGGCTTGCAGTTTACATCCCTGAATTTGTCATCATATTTCTAATAAACGGCATCACTCTCATCACCTTTGCAAGAAATCACCATCTACGCAAGTGCACAACGTACCTGATCATAAACCTGGCTGTGGCTGATTTGCTGGTGGGAGCTGTGTCAGGGCCCATGCATATTTACCGTAAACTAACCTTTGAAACTGGAAGTGTATTCAGTTGGAAAAAGCTCACAGTCAATTACTTTGAAAGTCTTTTTACAAGTTGCTCCCTGCTTAATCTTGCCTTGCTGTCGTTGGAACGCCTTCATgcaactttatttccttttagACACTCTCGAATGATGAAATGGGTTTATTTAAAGAccgttgtttgcatttggctATTAGCTCTCTTCTTGGCGTCTGCACAGACTGCGCTAGTTCTTACTGACTCAAAAGCCGCCATAATCTTTTGGGCTTCACTTATTATAATTGCCCTTTCGACCGTCATAGTATCCTATACGATTATTATCTTTAATGTGAAGAGGAATGCCCCTCCACAGCTATCTGGGGCAGGGGCCTCCGACAGGAAATTGACGGCCACGTTATTCGTTGTCACTGCTCTGAGCACATTGTTCATTCTTCCCATTCTTCCCGCTGTCCTCGGTGTACAAAGAGAATCATTTAATATTCTCGAGTCCGTGTCGAGTGTCTTGTTCTACGCCAATTCCTTTGTAAATCCTATAGTTTATACCTTAAGAATGCAAGAGTTTCGGAATGCCGCGCTAATCAGGTGTCATAAGATTACAGAACCACAACGCCAGTCTCTCCAGATGAATTGCGTAAAACGCACAACAGCATCTCTGGATCCTCAAGCCCTGGGTAATAGTAGTACTAGTGACCACTTTGGAAATagcaaaaagtaa